The Halobaculum magnesiiphilum genome contains the following window.
TCGCTCGACTGCCGAACCTCAGATGACGCCCGTGAACGACGCGACCTCGATGGCGGCGTCCTCGTTGACGCCGTCGCCGAGGATCGTGTAGCGGTCGCGGATGGTGTGTGCCGTGGTCAGCGCCTCGATCACGGTCTCGTCGTCGATGCCGAGCTCGGCCGCGGTCGTCGGCGCGCCGATCGCCTCCAGGGCGTCGCGGATGGCGCGCCACTGGCCGTTCTCGCCGGTGTGGAGGAACTCCGTGAGGATGGAGCCGACGCCGACCTGATGGCCGTGCAGCGCCGGCGACTCGGCGATCCGGTCCAGTTGGTGGGAGAACAGGTGTTCGGCCCCCGACGCCGGACGCGAGGACCCCGCGATCGACATGGCGACGCCCGAGGAGACCAGCGCCTTCGAGACGATCCACGACGACTCCTCGAGCCCCTGTTTGATCGAGTCGGCGTTGTCGACGAGCATCTCGGCGGTCATCTCCGAGAGCGCGCCCGCGTACTCGCTGTACTCGACGTTCTTCAGCCGGCGCGCGAGGCGCCAGTCCTTGACGGCGGTGTAGTTGGAGATGATGTCGGCGCAGCCGGCGGTCGTGAGGTCCCACGGCGCGTTCGCCATGATCTCGGTGTCGGCGATAACCGCCAGCGGCGGGTCGGCCGCGACCGAGTGGCGCGTGTCGCCCTCGGGGATCGACGAGCGCCCGGAGACGATACCGTCGTGGCTCGCGGCCGTCGGCACCGAGACGAACCCGACCCCGAGCTCGTCGGCGGCCATCTTGGCGAGGTCGATCGGCTTGCCGCCGCCGAGCGCGACGAGGAACGTCGCCCCGGCGTCCTCGGCGGCCTCGACGATCTCCGCGACCGCGCCGAAGCTCGCCGAGTCCACCGTGACGGTCTCGGCGCCGTCGAACTGTGCCCGCAGGCGGTCGCCCGCGAGATCGTTCGGGCTCGGCGAGGTGACCAGCAGGGGCGACCCGGCCAGCGACAGCTCCGCGACGGCGGTCCCGACGTCGTCGAGCACGCCGTGTCCGACGAGGACGTTCCGTGGGAGCTTGATCCACGTCGACTTCGCGAACATGACCGGTGGTTCCGCGTGGGGGTGTAAAGGGGTTGCCGTGTCGCCGGGATTCGGCGACCGTCGACGCCACGAGCGACCGTCACGGGACGAGGGTTTATCGCCGATGACGGGGCCAGCGTCGCCGATGCGGTGACGAGCGACCCGGCGCGCCAGCGGGTGTGCGACCACGCGCGTCGGGGCGACCCGGTCGCCTGTCCGCCCCTATCCCACGCAGCGACGGCGCTGGCCCCCGCGTCACTAGTATCACGTCACACTACTCGCGACACGTCACACCAGCGGGCCGAGCGTGCGCGCCGCATCGAGCAGGAACGCGGCGCCGAACCCCGCCAACAGCAGCGCCGATAGCGCGGCGACCGCGGGCGCGAGCGACTCGACGCGCCGTTTCGCCGCGACGAGCGCGCCCGGGAAGCCGGTCACCCACAGGCCGATGCCGCCGAAGAAGCCGACGATCAGCGCGGGGCTCCCCGTCTCGACGACGAGCGTTCCCGCCAGCTCGCTCACCTCGGCGGCGCCGAACACGTCGATCTCCCCGGGTTCGAGCAGTCCGACGCCGACGGTGAGCCAGAACAGCACCTGGTAGGGGTTCGCCAGCGCCAGCGCCAGCGCCTTCCGGAACCCCGCCGACTCCTCGTCCACCAAGTCGGTGTCGACGTTGAGGAAGGAGCCGCCGATCTCGCGGGCCGCGCCGTAGGCGTAATACAGCATGAGGACGCCGCCGACGCCGACCATCGCCCCACGGAGGAGCGGCGCGTCGTTCAGAAACCCGACGACGCCGACGAGCGACAGCACCAGGAAGATCGCGTCCGCGGTCGCCGCACCGAGGCCGGCACGCACGCCGGCGGTCCA
Protein-coding sequences here:
- a CDS encoding NAD(P)-dependent glycerol-1-phosphate dehydrogenase; this encodes MFAKSTWIKLPRNVLVGHGVLDDVGTAVAELSLAGSPLLVTSPSPNDLAGDRLRAQFDGAETVTVDSASFGAVAEIVEAAEDAGATFLVALGGGKPIDLAKMAADELGVGFVSVPTAASHDGIVSGRSSIPEGDTRHSVAADPPLAVIADTEIMANAPWDLTTAGCADIISNYTAVKDWRLARRLKNVEYSEYAGALSEMTAEMLVDNADSIKQGLEESSWIVSKALVSSGVAMSIAGSSRPASGAEHLFSHQLDRIAESPALHGHQVGVGSILTEFLHTGENGQWRAIRDALEAIGAPTTAAELGIDDETVIEALTTAHTIRDRYTILGDGVNEDAAIEVASFTGVI
- a CDS encoding LysE family translocator: MTVVASLAAGVVFGLALAAPPGPMNAVIAEESVLRGWTAGVRAGLGAATADAIFLVLSLVGVVGFLNDAPLLRGAMVGVGGVLMLYYAYGAAREIGGSFLNVDTDLVDEESAGFRKALALALANPYQVLFWLTVGVGLLEPGEIDVFGAAEVSELAGTLVVETGSPALIVGFFGGIGLWVTGFPGALVAAKRRVESLAPAVAALSALLLAGFGAAFLLDAARTLGPLV